The following proteins are co-located in the Pedobacter frigiditerrae genome:
- a CDS encoding alpha-L-fucosidase codes for MIKKLSSLFLVCLLAISSANAQQTLSKEERMKWWTEARFGMFIHFGVYAQMAGQYNGHEQAKGGAEWILNRMKVPVVEYKAIAKQFNPVKYDADAWVKTAKDAGMKYLIITAKHHDGFALFNSKASNWDITDATPYGKDLLKPLAEACKKYGIKLGFYYSQAQDWGNAGGSVARKLMREGWPNPDSAKVDAYTAAHKGKWDPVQDTKTFDQYINDVAVPQLKELMTNYGEIAVLWWDTPTNMTDEAALKLQDALKSQPKIITNDRLKRPNFLGDTKTPEQKIPDLSELDGQYWETCMTMNGTWGYRKSDQKWKSSTTLIQNLIDIASKGGNYLLNVGPKPDGSFPQESIDRLKDIGAWMKVNHEAIYATTANPLAEMPWGRITKKSTKNNTTLYLSVFDWPKDGKLKVSGLSNKIVATSLLYNGEKLKASAQGDVITIQVPAKAVDQIATVLKLEVAGDVKAKNLKPAAKMKTGAID; via the coding sequence ATGATCAAAAAATTAAGCAGCTTATTCCTTGTATGTCTATTGGCCATATCATCCGCCAATGCGCAACAGACGCTCTCCAAAGAAGAACGAATGAAATGGTGGACAGAAGCTCGTTTCGGTATGTTTATCCATTTTGGGGTATATGCACAAATGGCGGGTCAGTATAATGGTCATGAGCAAGCAAAAGGTGGAGCCGAATGGATTTTGAATAGAATGAAAGTTCCTGTAGTCGAATATAAAGCAATCGCTAAACAATTTAATCCGGTAAAATATGATGCTGATGCTTGGGTGAAAACAGCTAAAGATGCAGGAATGAAATACTTGATCATTACCGCAAAACACCATGACGGATTTGCTTTATTCAATTCTAAAGCGAGTAATTGGGACATCACTGATGCTACACCTTATGGAAAAGATTTATTAAAACCTTTAGCAGAAGCCTGCAAAAAATACGGTATCAAACTAGGGTTTTATTACTCACAAGCACAAGATTGGGGCAATGCAGGTGGCTCAGTTGCCCGTAAATTGATGCGTGAAGGATGGCCTAATCCTGATAGTGCAAAAGTGGATGCTTATACTGCAGCTCATAAAGGCAAATGGGATCCTGTGCAGGATACAAAAACATTTGATCAATACATCAATGATGTTGCGGTACCACAGTTAAAAGAGTTGATGACCAATTACGGTGAAATTGCTGTGCTTTGGTGGGATACCCCAACTAACATGACAGATGAGGCAGCACTGAAACTACAAGATGCCTTAAAATCTCAGCCAAAAATCATTACAAATGACAGATTAAAACGTCCAAACTTCTTAGGTGATACCAAAACGCCAGAGCAGAAAATACCAGATTTAAGCGAATTAGACGGGCAATATTGGGAAACCTGTATGACGATGAATGGTACTTGGGGTTATCGTAAATCAGATCAAAAATGGAAATCATCAACCACCTTGATTCAAAATTTAATAGACATCGCATCAAAGGGAGGAAATTATTTGCTTAATGTAGGTCCAAAACCAGACGGTTCTTTTCCGCAAGAAAGCATTGATCGCTTAAAAGACATTGGCGCTTGGATGAAAGTAAATCACGAAGCTATCTATGCCACAACAGCTAACCCATTAGCAGAAATGCCTTGGGGACGTATCACCAAAAAAAGTACGAAGAACAATACCACCTTGTACCTCTCTGTATTTGATTGGCCAAAAGATGGGAAGTTGAAAGTATCGGGATTATCCAATAAAATAGTGGCGACTAGCTTGTTGTACAATGGCGAAAAGTTAAAAGCAAGTGCACAAGGAGATGTGATTACCATTCAAGTACCAGCAAAAGCTGTAGATCAAATTGCTACTGTCCTTAAGTTGGAAGTAGCTGGGGATGTAAAAGCAAAAAACCTGAAGCCTGCAGCTAAAATGAAAACAGGAGCGATAGATTAA
- a CDS encoding polysaccharide lyase 6 family protein, translating to MAFTLSLREIKCFIAVFAAVALLGACKKGGQSPDPQVPVIPPVIGKPKCTACKIIGSATELSALTLNAGDTVMMKSGDWNNQRLVFIGNGTAQLPIVLIAEKAGDVNLKGTSSLSIDGQWLVVDGLNFANGDLGVSKLNVVDFTSASRNCRLTNTSIVDYSPVDQTIDYRWISMNGKNNRLDHCYLKGKAHQGPTVVLWGATTAISHRIDHNYFGARADLGNNGGETIRVGTSDYYLSEALVLIEENIFEHCSGETEIISNKMSKNIIRNNFFFESRGTLSLRHGNGTEVYGNYFVGNDVKDAGGIRIIGESHLVYNNYLQGIATTGQTCAISILDGVPNSEPSGYFQVKNAKIVGNTIVNCAQGFDIGAGKGGNGRTVPPADCTIANNLIQAKGGIAMAYTDQPQNFVYDGNIAFGMGSGQTLVLPTGFLQADPKLSVIELNTYFPAAGSIALGGFKGSYSFFQSNNVGSSVLDDLHKALLKSVNIGPPRLTLGAALTIKN from the coding sequence ATGGCATTCACATTATCTCTTAGGGAAATTAAATGTTTCATAGCTGTATTTGCAGCTGTGGCATTATTAGGCGCTTGTAAAAAAGGTGGGCAATCACCCGACCCTCAAGTTCCTGTAATACCCCCTGTAATAGGTAAACCTAAATGTACTGCTTGCAAAATCATTGGTTCTGCTACCGAGTTAAGTGCACTTACTTTAAATGCCGGAGATACAGTGATGATGAAATCTGGCGATTGGAATAACCAACGTTTAGTTTTTATAGGGAATGGTACCGCTCAATTGCCAATCGTATTGATAGCGGAAAAAGCTGGTGATGTTAACCTAAAAGGTACTTCTTCCTTATCTATTGATGGACAATGGTTGGTAGTAGATGGTCTTAATTTTGCCAATGGTGATTTGGGTGTTTCAAAATTGAATGTAGTTGATTTTACTTCGGCTTCAAGAAACTGTAGGTTAACCAATACTTCCATAGTTGATTATAGTCCGGTAGACCAGACCATTGATTACAGATGGATTTCTATGAATGGTAAAAACAATAGGCTAGACCATTGTTACTTGAAAGGAAAAGCGCATCAAGGTCCTACTGTAGTATTGTGGGGAGCAACAACAGCCATAAGTCATAGGATAGACCATAACTATTTTGGAGCTAGAGCCGATTTAGGCAATAATGGTGGCGAAACGATTAGGGTAGGTACTTCAGATTATTACCTCAGCGAAGCTTTAGTACTGATAGAGGAAAACATCTTTGAACATTGCAGTGGTGAAACAGAGATTATTTCCAATAAGATGAGTAAAAACATCATCCGTAATAACTTCTTTTTCGAAAGTAGAGGAACTTTGTCGCTTCGTCATGGCAATGGTACCGAGGTATATGGAAACTATTTTGTTGGTAATGATGTAAAGGATGCTGGTGGTATTCGCATCATCGGCGAAAGCCATCTTGTTTATAACAACTATTTACAAGGCATTGCCACCACCGGACAAACCTGTGCCATTTCTATATTAGATGGTGTACCTAACTCTGAACCTAGTGGTTATTTTCAAGTAAAAAATGCAAAGATTGTAGGTAACACCATTGTGAATTGTGCACAAGGTTTTGATATAGGCGCTGGCAAGGGTGGGAATGGAAGAACTGTTCCGCCTGCAGACTGTACCATTGCCAACAATTTAATTCAAGCAAAAGGAGGCATTGCGATGGCCTATACAGATCAGCCACAAAACTTTGTGTATGATGGAAATATCGCCTTTGGGATGGGTAGTGGGCAAACATTGGTATTGCCAACTGGTTTTTTGCAAGCCGACCCTAAACTGAGTGTGATAGAATTGAATACCTATTTTCCTGCTGCGGGCAGTATTGCCTTAGGTGGTTTTAAAGGTTCCTATTCCTTTTTTCAATCGAACAACGTAGGGTCAAGTGTATTAGATGATTTACATAAAGCGCTTTTAAAGTCTGTAAACATCGGGCCACCGCGTTTAACATTAGGTGCAGCTTTAACCATCAAAAATTAA
- a CDS encoding polysaccharide lyase 6 family protein, which yields MNRRFKLFLTCCLVSLALQGFSKNYTVKSAAELAQLVLKPGDQVMLANGNWKDQQLVFKGKGTSQNPILLKAENALKVNFTGTSSIKIEGAWLLVDGLNFKDGATNGEDVILFAENSSNCRLSNSSVVNYNPTDKAKEYTFVSLYGSRHRVDHCYFEGKTNIGPTLVVWLSASANYHQIDHNYFGPRPDINGNGGETIRIGTSTWSMYDSFTIVNANIFAQCNGETEIVSVKSCRNTISNNLFYESVGTLTLRHGNYNAVFGNIFIGNHIKDTGGIRIIGEHHNVYNNYLQGLTGTGLRAAVSVMDGLPNPILVSHWQVKNATVVANTIVDCKEAFSVGAGKNAERILPPQKVMIANNLISKVTNGVTMVDETADVTFNGNMVDENGVTTILPTGFKKVDAQLKKTDVIWQPASTSAVKGAFAGNFSFIKQKDVGASLNEEQLSILTQKNIGPTWLNTNKITIASK from the coding sequence ATGAATAGGAGATTTAAGCTTTTTTTAACCTGCTGTTTGGTAAGTCTTGCGTTACAAGGTTTTTCAAAGAACTATACTGTTAAATCAGCTGCTGAGCTTGCGCAATTGGTTTTAAAACCTGGCGATCAGGTGATGCTTGCTAATGGCAATTGGAAAGACCAACAGTTGGTTTTTAAAGGAAAAGGCACTAGTCAAAATCCAATTCTATTAAAAGCAGAAAATGCGCTGAAAGTTAACTTCACAGGCACATCATCCATTAAAATAGAAGGAGCTTGGTTGTTGGTAGATGGTTTAAATTTTAAAGATGGCGCTACCAATGGTGAAGATGTGATCCTCTTTGCTGAAAATTCTTCTAACTGCCGCCTAAGCAATTCAAGTGTAGTTAATTACAATCCAACAGATAAGGCTAAGGAATATACTTTCGTGTCGCTTTATGGTAGCCGCCATCGCGTAGATCATTGTTATTTTGAAGGCAAAACCAATATCGGTCCAACTCTTGTAGTATGGCTTTCGGCTAGTGCTAATTATCATCAAATAGACCATAACTATTTCGGTCCACGACCAGATATTAATGGCAATGGTGGAGAAACTATCCGTATCGGAACCAGTACTTGGTCTATGTACGATTCTTTTACTATAGTTAATGCCAACATCTTTGCCCAGTGTAATGGGGAAACAGAAATTGTTTCGGTAAAATCTTGTCGCAATACCATTTCTAATAACCTCTTCTATGAAAGTGTTGGTACATTAACCTTAAGACATGGCAATTATAATGCTGTTTTTGGAAACATCTTTATCGGCAATCATATTAAAGACACCGGTGGTATCAGGATCATCGGAGAACACCACAATGTTTACAATAACTATCTGCAAGGTTTAACAGGTACAGGTCTAAGAGCTGCCGTTTCGGTCATGGACGGACTACCCAATCCCATTTTGGTAAGCCATTGGCAAGTTAAAAATGCTACCGTTGTAGCCAATACCATTGTAGATTGTAAAGAAGCCTTTTCTGTAGGTGCAGGGAAAAACGCAGAGCGGATTTTACCACCTCAAAAAGTTATGATTGCTAATAACCTAATCAGCAAGGTAACTAATGGCGTAACAATGGTTGATGAAACTGCTGATGTAACCTTTAATGGAAACATGGTAGATGAAAATGGTGTAACCACAATCTTGCCTACAGGCTTTAAAAAAGTGGATGCCCAACTTAAAAAGACAGATGTGATATGGCAACCTGCATCAACTAGTGCAGTAAAAGGTGCATTCGCTGGAAATTTCTCTTTCATCAAGCAAAAAGATGTTGGCGCAAGTTTAAATGAAGAGCAGTTGTCGATTTTAACACAGAAAAACATTGGTCCAACATGGTTAAACACCAATAAGATAACAATAGCAAGCAAGTAA